From the Bacillus rossius redtenbacheri isolate Brsri chromosome 12, Brsri_v3, whole genome shotgun sequence genome, the window GTGTGTGGGTGAATTGACTCGCGTCAAGTGCCAGTAGAACGTTTAGCCTTTATACCCATTTAGAAAGGTTTGATTTACAAAGGTATGGAATCTGCGAGAAAGCAAGTTTTGAATGAAGACAAAAGAAGAGGTAAAAAACGTCACTTGCGTCTGAATGCAGTTCGAAAGAAAAGGAAATGGAACAAAGGGAAAGTTTTACGTTTAGTTGACGGCAGGTAAGTGTGTTGTACATTTATTAAGAAACATGTAAGCCTTCACTTTCAGTTGAAAAGGTTATatagcataattttttatattcctttACTATCCATTTAAgctgtattaaatttaaatgttctttCTTTCACAGGCTGCGTTACGTGAAAAACCATGAAACAAGGTTTTCCAACTATACTTCACATGAGTCTTTCAGTACATCCAAACACGCGGGGAATATAGAAAATGCTGTTGAAAGGAAAACCCAGACAGACAGTGAGACTTGCTACATAACGTTGTCTCCAGCAAGGtttgaataatagtttttttcaaCAATTACTTAAGAATAATTAAAGGGCAAAATGCCGAAAGAAGGTGTCTCTCTTACTTTTCTAGCACGGATAAAACGTCTATAACGCATGAATACCTGTATATGAATATTACGTAGGCCtatacacatacataaaatagtCCACTACATTACTGCATAGTTTTATAGCATGCTTTCCCGTATGAGATTCATGAAACGTTTCCTTAAATGTTTCCAAATACTTCTGCActgaatgaaaattaataaaaaagtaatatgcCTGTTCTTGACACATTTCTCTTAAATGTCGTGTGCGTATGTATTTATAATAGCTTACATAAATACGTTCCATCATTTTATGACTGAGAACTGAAAATTAATTGACTCTACATCGGAATCAGTGAATATTCGTTATTACTTACGATTTTTCACAGATTCAATTTGATGAAACATCTCAATCAGTAAACTGTAGAAAACTACATATTAACTTTGTTAAACCAATAATtgaaatagtgaaacatattaattcgcaaatttaatttgtaaGATTTCGCGCTCAATTTATGAGGCGGTATTTTTTCATAATATAATATTAGTGTTTTCAGTCCACATACTTCTAAATTCAACCTAAATATTATGTCTAACTCAACTACTATCATAAGAAATGGTAGCGTAGTGGTCAGGTCATCGGCTTTCGGCTGCAGACAACACGGATCAAATCATTCTTCCGATAAACTCGTTAGCAAATTGTAAAGTAGGTAACAGTATTCTACAAACATAGGAATATGGAAGAAATAAAAGAATataatctttcattttttatttaaattacttatgaTTAAAATTTAGATCTTTATTAACACTTATAAATAGTACTTCAGTTGCGTAGTTACATTTTATGTTAAAAGAAAGTTGAAGGGTTATACCTAGTAACAATTGTATATAACTTATGTGagcgttttcaaaatattatttgtttatagctTTTTACTGTTACCATCGCTGAGCGGTTGGAAGTGTTGTTGTTTGCTGTATTCAAATACTGTTTAACATATCTTCCATTACGCCTacagttaataaattattttgttttaacggttatataattaaaatattctgagacgtggtatttttgttttacacAGCAATTTTGTAATTTCACAATTGGAACATTGAGCCAAACTTTGCGAcataattaatgaaatatattattaattttagccTACTAATTATGTCAACAATAATAGTTGTTTACAATTTTAATAGCGTATTTGATTATTATTTCAAGGAAAATCAtatctttaattttgttttgttttaggtgTTCCACCTCTCCCGGCGATACTGCTTCACATGATCAAGTAGACATCGATGGAGCAGGTTGTTCGTTTTGGACAAACGAAATATTGGCGACACCGCAGAAAGTCACAACTACTGATTATCCTACAGAAGAATATGATGTTACTGGAATATTTTCAGACACGGAACAAGAGTCAAAATCGGTCACAAGTGACTACGCTCAGCTTCTTGAAGGCGTGGAGAAACTTTCGTCACCAGCATCTTCACCCGAACAAACCTCTCCTAAAAAAACTTTCAGCTCTGAATCATCAACCTTTCCGATACAAGGCCGTCGACTGTTTGATGTTGACTTTCTATTCAAAGAAATGTCGCGCATCAGCCAACATAACAAAGTGTTTCAGTGTTCGTTTGAAAATATGCGATTAATAAAAGAACATAAAAATGGAATGATAAGTAAATTTGATTTCAAGTGTAATATGTGTGGTACTGTTGAATCTATTTTCTCGGAGGACCCCCAAACAAATAAAGTCAACTGTAACATGGCATGGGTGAACAGTATGTTGTTAACGGGCCAAAGTTTTACACAGTTACAAGACATAACTTCAACTTTGGAAATGCCTTGCATGGCCAAGGAGACTTTCAACAAATGTCAAAAATCCCTATCTTCTGTTATACACGATGTCGCATGTCAAAGTATGGAAGCCGCTGGCAAAGAAGAAGCAAGATTGGCAGTAGAAAATGGCAGTGTGGATGTCGACGGAGTTCCTCTCATAGCAGTTGTCACTGATGGAGCTTGGTGTAAACGATCGTATGGAAACAAATATGATGCTCTTTCTGGGGTGGTAAGTTTGTGTATTACGTAATCTTATTGCGTGTTGAATAATAATTTGTAGGCAATCTGTGTTATAtcagtaattatgtattattagtaACTAAAATAAGTTCATGACAGTGTGAACAACACGTAAtagttattttgttaatatttcctTCTTTTGTAGATAAATgcgacaatttaaattttttataagtgcAAACATTGTATAGTTATTTTGTGATAGACCTGTTTGCTAGTATGAAAGTCTTTTAGGCCTACCGGCATAGAGCCATATACTTAGAGCCTATTGGCATAATGCCAGACATTCGAAATAATGTAATTATCCTGATTATACAATGTTCGTTACCTTACATTAAGTTTTACAGCGAACAGATTAaatatgcttgtttttttttttcttataggcttGCATAGtaggaaaagaaacaaaaaaagttatcttCGCAAGCACTAGGAATCGATACTGCTGCATATGTTCACGAGCAAACAGTAAAAATGAGACGCCAAAGGACCacgtctgtttcaaaaattggaaCAAGTCTTCAAATGCCATGGAATCTGACATCATAGTGGAAGGTTTCAAATGCAGTGTTTCCATGCATAACCTGAAATATCATCAGCTGATTGGTGAGTCACAAGGTGATCAGTTAATTTCAgatgttattaattattatgtatttgtgTCGATAGTATATTTTCGAAATAATTTCAATGCCGTgtggtatttaatgtttttatttccgaCGTCGCACGTTTCATATGTTTTCATACAATGCTGCATATTGTAACGAACTGAAGTGTAGCGCTTTTGTAACAGCTACTTCCTAAATATAAAGAAAGGTATTAGCTCTACAATGTTTATAAATGTAACCTCGCGAAGAGTAGgtactaaatattgtgaactaTATGAAAATAGTTAGCCTCAGAGCAGTAACCGAGCGCTCTGATATGCCTACAAGAAGAACGTGCATATGTGGCCATTTCGAGTTAAAAATGATTTGGTAGTTTTCTGTAGGTATTTTTCAGTGAGCCATTGTATGTAAGTAGTTGTGTTAATTAAAGAAATGTTGTCTTGCACTTGTATTTCATACCCCAGAAATAGCATAGCCATACAATTCAGAGCCTACCACTATGTTAATATATGTACTTCTTTGAGGGCTTAACTGCAGATTTATGTCTTGGTATGGTTCTTAGGAATATTTTTAAAGGGTATGCAAGGTATAAAGTTTTCCATTTAGCCGAAAAAAGGACCCAAAAATCTTGTAAAGTATGCGGccttagttttaatatttgtgagAAATAGAGTATTGAAGTCTTATCTTgtttaagggcaagcttcaaggtcgcggttgtgaatcacggtcaccagatagctctggggtggagctgagagcgagagatcgcagacagagataagaccgtggcagcgagtgagcagaagggtggaaggggggcgccggcgggatcaggtgttcatccggtgttgccagctctgtgtccaactgaggagaacagccgcgtgcctagctaggggcggacggttaggcgaggcacacccactcagcagagcttcagcactagaagcccggtgCCCGGGACAGCCGGAATCTTCATTAGGCATCATATAGAGCAGgatttttttggagatgaattctgataatacgacattgataacgttttttttaaattataatcctacaaccaatggtcagttaaactgaaatctattgcatgtcacgttcaaggatgacatgcacttacacgtcccataacataagccccgtcactctggcgggttttcctacacacacatttcattttatgaacaaacctattttttttaattaaaaatattttaacttatccacataatgtatgcgaatattacacttgtgaccaaaggtttgaattatgtttatatataaacatgattctatatatatatatatatatgtgtatatatatatatatatatatatatatatatatacacgagttatagggcaggactattttcataacattaaacaatttgtcatttattaaaaaatttaacagtagtcgagatgcgtttcttgaaatatatttatttatttcaagacacaaatatttcgtaagaaataaaatacgatgtacatacatacatatacttgctacacattggcaatgtaacgaaatgtaaaaaatgaggacctaatacaagtatgtattaaaacttaagtttataaaagaattgccaagtgcaagtacaataggtaaatcaagtactccgtatcgttcatggatatgtgttcttagcttgcaaacttgtaaactgaagtaatctgttaattagtagtataaaaataatttattataattaaatatagtattccttacacagaaaaaaaaaatgtttttggacattttcacaaaattcctttagaaatcggttgccaagaaatatttcgtaatattactagagaaaatatagtaaatttctacaaaacattgttatggttatttttgaatttatgatttgcgtttttctaaacaaagctg encodes:
- the LOC134537808 gene encoding uncharacterized protein LOC134537808 isoform X2, translated to MESARKQVLNEDKRRGKKRHLRLNAVRKKRKWNKGKVLRLVDGRLRYVKNHETRFSNYTSHESFSTSKHAGNIENAVERKTQTDSETCYITLSPARCSTSPGDTASHDQVDIDGAGCSFWTNEILATPQKVTTTDYPTEEYDVTGIFSDTEQESKSVTSDYAQLLEGVEKLSSPASSPEQTSPKKTFSSESSTFPIQGRRLFDVDFLFKEMSRISQHNKVFQCSFENMRLIKEHKNGMISKFDFKCNMCGTVESIFSEDPQTNKVNCNMAWVNSMLLTGQSFTQLQDITSTLEMPCMAKETFNKCQKSLSSVIHDVACQSMEAAGKEEARLAVENGSVDVDGVPLIAVVTDGAWCKRSYGNKYDALSGVVSLCIT
- the LOC134537808 gene encoding uncharacterized protein LOC134537808 isoform X1; the encoded protein is MESARKQVLNEDKRRGKKRHLRLNAVRKKRKWNKGKVLRLVDGRLRYVKNHETRFSNYTSHESFSTSKHAGNIENAVERKTQTDSETCYITLSPARCSTSPGDTASHDQVDIDGAGCSFWTNEILATPQKVTTTDYPTEEYDVTGIFSDTEQESKSVTSDYAQLLEGVEKLSSPASSPEQTSPKKTFSSESSTFPIQGRRLFDVDFLFKEMSRISQHNKVFQCSFENMRLIKEHKNGMISKFDFKCNMCGTVESIFSEDPQTNKVNCNMAWVNSMLLTGQSFTQLQDITSTLEMPCMAKETFNKCQKSLSSVIHDVACQSMEAAGKEEARLAVENGSVDVDGVPLIAVVTDGAWCKRSYGNKYDALSGVACIVGKETKKVIFASTRNRYCCICSRANSKNETPKDHVCFKNWNKSSNAMESDIIVEGFKCSVSMHNLKYHQLIGESQGDQLISDVINYYVFVSIVYFRNNFNAVWYLMFLFPTSHVSYVFIQCCIL